The Geotrypetes seraphini chromosome 8, aGeoSer1.1, whole genome shotgun sequence genome includes a region encoding these proteins:
- the AHDC1 gene encoding AT-hook DNA-binding motif-containing protein 1: MLSAKVAGAAQGSVDSVSRGEREQQQQQQQPPQEEREPRGGGVPERDGRGLSAQQQRREADGSCVACLPVGLENGGSQGEWFQRPQGSGTRQSNSDMDGGDRNFKVNLHYKHARPRELKCNIRSNKTDGASISFADSRITSCAAKYQDFEIHMKPQASTRRPSDYSREPKYISRRHTQHSVLPDRPTASSEESLACGTGIFSDSPCPPLSRGCQQHILLHGDPAETCQVTCIQNNTKEDFLSTNQLGCASDPRVLEGALEERAIVDRAPKTFCSATLGSGKCNIDSIVELLKSKCGNGQINLHPVVQLIDIMKDLNRLSEDLKNSGVHLDCSNLWMNSHTIQIIESRAINSISDSDRGLQYSFFSSPALANSIRSPEERVAQSSTTKEELPVQTISSCEKISMGSESQASVMEPSEDPYKGNSDLDPMDSLESAGSDVLRELAALAWLEPQVLESETQLQNSQSLDSKSPESESGDEQMLNTQKLELDPEISKPQSPDQQLSETQSPETQISDLQSPETPTPELQTLEDHLLEVQMMEPLLPAAQMMEPPLTAAQMMDTALLPAKMMESSLPAVESSDQQSLGLQMSESPLLDSRPILSSYLVGNGIGLDICSVQQSVGMGRVSKDHRKYALRRMDKPKICRRRKPGRARRIVEGNLDIMPPQLPTTDIVAIPVETQVCPETLSERSNEIQKEAAEVQPKKAKCRGVRKMIVRIARIPVTIGRRNKTTYKVSSLTSNLSIGDKELINISTLEPTPLVKMKNNGRNVVVVLPPGELPIILKRRRGRPPKNLLLVQSKPKEASPPQEVKRRRKRKQKLASPQPSYLADTNDNKADYTDVLAKLAFLNRQSQCAVKCSPPRCWTPTVPESVHQAPDTQSISQFLHRVQGYRRRGGKAGGFGGRGGSNSSEPMRCSFSDFFEGIGKKKVKPQIDPMRPRKRRRAEPDNVAKPKRKRRSRKNGAFFPEQNTSLNFEEGMLDWTGEKGGQWDPHNANTPNQLNRNCSFQGTESRAFPSSLLECSSPSRAGYYPGGNLSSQTESSSQDRHSLFTGYFRSLLDSDDSSDLVDFALSSQRPESRKSSGSYTTSNVTPSPRGLASFQNRGAKTGPTSSEPRFQAAMQSRQAFPHSRTAGYAGVSQTASECHGTDAFQKLVQPSSVSRSPTAHPATSGYAQYSGYGAGQNLPSSNVFQQGKQYTAQDCSSNKDCSFAYSSGNSVPSSPSSAHSTSYSQQTVGPILALNKTTSYFNNSEPTQFSTTSHMPLRCDSRSSTVSPGGYMVPKSSATFQPSTENCRQFPTSSQWTFRQNYSNMDWNTEGFGQFYNPMFDCHITEPNVILDISNYTPQKAKQNTTSENFSESSSDSTHFNQPGGYRRANSEASSSEGQSSLSSLEKLMMDWNETSSGPGYNWNQSVLFHNNSKPGRGRRKKVDMFDTSHLNFPTSNTSASGYPPKRNTGPRQPRGSRGACSSNKRERATAKAKFIPKPQPVNPLFQDSADLGLDYYSGDSSMSPLPSQSRGFGVGERDQCDFAEPYSMNPSTPSDGTFGQGFQCDSPGIGHTDMESKHFQSLPHPLGTPSQQVAFDQALHKVFSPNCSPTLAFKDDLRPNELRKMSACDPLKHSMQGVSMPHPAHMNTCRDISMVQPRYDSPSCKNASYWYPQNSITRSPPYDGKLGAGMLADFMGRSEATSCLNPLMVSPTTSKSDKETLEMERGHHRGTYACPLMNDLSVSPVPRDSMFQLQESYRYPSFPTQGHPVMSAPNMKSGFLGPVLDQHTEDAFTVTSL; encoded by the exons GGAACTAAAGTGTAATATTCGAAGCAACAAAACAGATG GTGCCAGCATCAGCTTTGCAGACTCCCGTATCACCAGCTGTGCTGCCAAATATCAGGATTTCGAAATCCATATGAAACCACAGGCCTCTACACGACGCCCATCTGACTACTCTCGAGAACCCAAGTACATTTCTAGGCGACATACTCAACATTCAGTGCTGCCCGATAGGCCGACTGCAAGTTCAGAGGAGTCTCTGGCCTGTGGTACTGGAATCTTTTCAGACAGTCCATGCCCACCACTTAGCAGAGGATGCCAGCAACACATCTTGTTACACGGAGATCCAGCTGAGACGTGTCAAGTGACTTGCATCCAAAACAATACAAAGGAAGACTTTTTGTCTACAAACCAGCTTGGCTGTGCTAGTGACCCAAGGGTACTTGAGGGAGCCCTAGAAGAAAGGGCCATAGTTGACCGAGCACCCAAAACATTTTGCAGTGCCACACTGGGATCTGGAAAGTGCAACATTGACAGTATTGTGGAACTGCTGAAGAGCAAGTGTGGAAACGGACAGATCAACCTTCACCCAGTAGTGCAACTGATTGACATTATGAAGGATTTGAATCGGTTGTCCGAGGATCTGAAGAACAGTGGAGTTCACTTAGACTGCAGTAACCTGTGGATGAACAGCCACACCATTCAGATTATAGAAAGCAGAGCCATAAATAGCATTAGTGATAGTGACCGAGGATTACAGTATAGCTTCTTCTCATCCCCAGCACTTGCCAACAGTATAAGGAGCCCAGAGGAGAGGGTAGCACAAAGCAGCACCACCAAAGAAGAACTGCCAGTTCAAACTATTTCATCTTGTGAGAAGATCTCTATGGGGTCAGAAAGTCAGGCTTCTGTGATGGAACCATCTGAAGACCCTTACAAAGGCAACAGTGATTTAGACCCTATGGATTCCTTGGAGTCTGCAGGCTCTGATGTCTTGAGAGAACTGGCAGCCCTGGCTTGGTTAGAACCACAGGTACTAGAGTCAGAAACTCAGCTGCAGAATTCCCAATCATTGGACTCTAAGTCCCCAGAATCTGAATCAGGAGATGAGCAGATGCTGAATACCCAAAAACTAGAACTAGATCCTGAAATATCAAAGCCCCAGTCTCCTGATCAGCAGCTTTCAGAGACACAGTCTCCAGAAACTCAGATATCAGACTTGCAGTCACCAGAGACTCCAACACCAGAGCTGCAGACCCTTGAGGACCATCTCTTGGAGGTCCAGATGATGGAGCCACTATTGCCAGCTGCCCAGATGATGGAGCCACCACTGACAGCTGCCCAGATGATGGATACAGCACTGCTACCTGCCAAGATGATGGAGTCATCATTGCCAGCAGTTGAGAGTTCAGACCAACAATCATTGGGTCTTCAGATGTCTGAGTCTCCGCTGCTAGATTCTCGCCCCATTCTCAGTAGCTACCTTGTTGGGAATGGAATAGGGTTGGACATCTGTTCTGTCCAACAAAGCGTTGGTATGGGGCGAGTCTCCAAAGACCACCGGAAATATGCATTACGTAGAATGGATAAACCAAAGATTTGTCGCCGCAGGAAACCCGGGAGAGCAAGAAGAATAGTAGAAGGCAATTTAGATATCATGCCACCTCAGTTGCCCACCACTGACATTGTAGCCATCCCAGTTGAGACACAGGTTTGTCCCGAGACTTTATCGGAAAGATCTAATGAAATACAAAAAGAAGCTGCTGAAGTGCAGCCAAAGAAGGCCAAGTGTAGAGGTGTCCGTAAAATGATAGTGCGAATAGCCAGAATTCCAGTTACAATTGGCAGAAGAAATAAAACTACATACAAAGTATCTTCACTGACTAGTAATCTGAGTATAGGCGATAAAGAACTGATCAACATATCTACGCTGGAGCCAACACCGCTTGTAAAAATGAAGAATAATGGACGAAATGTGGTTGTAGTACTCCCACCAGGTGAGCTGCCAATTATTCTGAAACGCAGAAGAGGTCGCCCTCCCAAAAACCTACTTCTAGTACAAAGCAAGCCCAAGGAAGCATCACCACCTCAAGaggtgaagaggaggaggaagagaaagcaGAAGTTGGCATCCCCACAACCTTCTTACTTAGCTGACACAAATGACAACAAGGCAGACTACACAGATGTCTTAGCCAAATTGGCATTTCTCAACAGGCAAAGCCAGTGTGCTGTCAAGTGTTCGCCACCAAGATGTTGGACTCCCACAGTGCCAGAATCTGTCCACCAAGCTCCTGACACCCAGAGCATCTCACAGTTCTTGCACAGGGTACAAGGGTACCGCCGGAGAGGGGGCAAAGCTGGAGGCTTTGGAGGACGAGGAGGAAGTAATTCCTCTGAGCCAATGAGATGCTCATTCAGTGACTTTTTTGAAGGTATAGGGAAGAAGAAGGTAAAGCCACAAATTGACCCTATGCGTCCGCGGAAGCGAAGGCGAGCAGAGCCTGATAATGTGGCAAAACCAAAGCGTAAGAGGAGATCTCGTAAAAATGGAGCATTTTTTCCTGAACAAAATACCAGTCTTAATTTTGAAGAGGGTATGTTAGATTGGACTGGGGAGAAAGGGGGGCAGTGGGATCCCCATAATGCTAATACCCCAAATCAGTTAAACAGGAACTGCAGTTTTCAGGGCACTGAGTCCAGGGCATTTCCTTCTTCATTGTTAGAGTGTAGTTCACCTAGTAGGGCTGGGTATTACCCTGGAGGCAATCTGTCCTCCCAAACCGAGAGTAGCAGCCAAGACAGACACAGTCTCTTCACTGGATATTTCCGCTCTCTGCTCGATTCAGATGACTCATCTGATCTAGTGGATTTTGCTTTATCATCCCAGAGACCAGAGTCACGAAAGTCATCAGGGTCCTATACCACATCTAATGTAACACCCAGTCCCAGGGGCTTGGCATCGTTCCAGAACAGAGGTGCCAAGACTGGGCCTACTAGCAGTGAACCCCGTTTCCAGGCAGCTATGCAGAGCAGGCAAGCTTTTCCCCATAGCAGGACTGCTGGTTATGCCGGAGTGTCTCAGACTGCTTCTGAATGTCATGGCACAGATGCATTTCAAAAGCTGGTACAACCATCATCTGTGTCCAGGTCGCCAACTGCTCATCCTGCTACTAGTGGCTATGCACAGTACAGTGGCTATGGGGCAGGACAAAACTTGCCTTCCTCCAATGTATTCCAGCAAGGCAAACAGTACACTGCCCAGGACTGCTCTAGCAACAAGGATTGCAGCTTTGCCTACAGCAGTGGGAACAGTGTGCCGTCTTCTCCTAGTAGTGCTCATAGTACCAGTTATAGTCAGCAGACAGTAGGACCCATTTTAGCCTTGAACAAAACCACCTCCTATTTCAACAACTCTGAGCCCACACAGTTTTCTACTACTTCTCACATGCCCCTGAGATGCGACAGCCGTTCAAGCACAGTGTCTCCTGGAGGTTATATGGTCCCAAAGAGCTCTGCTACCTTCCAGCCCTCTACTGAAAACTGCAGGCAGTTCCCCACCTCATCTCAGTGGACCTTCCGTCAAAACTACAGCAACATGGACTGGAACACTGAAGGGTTTGGCCAGTTTTACAACCCAATGTTTGATTGTCACATTACAGAGCCTAATGTTATCTTGGACATCTCCAATTACACCCCTCAGAAAGCCAAGCAAAACACCACATCTGAGAATTTCTCTGAGTCATCTTCTGACAGCACTCACTTTAACCAACCTGGGGGTTACAGGAGGGCCAACAGCGAGGCTTCCTCAAGTGAGGGCCAGTCGAGCCTCTCCAGCTTGGAGAAACTAATGATGGACTGGAATGAAACCTCATCAGGCCCTGGCTACAACTGGAACCAGAGTGTCCTTTTCCATAATAATTCCAAACCTGGGAGAGGCCGGCGGAAgaaagtggacatgtttgacaCGTCTCATTTGAATTTTCCCACCTCTAATACTTCTGCTTCTGGGTATCCTCCCAAGAGGAATACTGGGCCAAGGCAACCACGAGGGTCCAGAGGGGCCTGCTCTTCAAATAAAAGGGAAAGGGCTACTGCAAAAGCCAAATTTATCCCCAAACCACAGCCAGTTAATCCATTGTTTCAAGACAGTGCAGATCTTGGATTAGACTATTACAGTGGAGATAGCAGTATGTCTCCACTTCCTTCACAGTCTCGAGGGTTTGGTGTTGGTGAGAGAGACCAGTGTGATTTTGCTGAACCTTACTCTATGAACCCATCTACCCCTTCCGATGGAACATTTGGGCAAGGGTTTCAGTGTGATTCCCCTGGCATTGGACATACAGACATGGAAAGCAAGCACTTTCAGTCTCTCCCACACCCACTGGGCACACCTAGTCAGCAGGTTGCTTTTGATCAGGCACTACACAAAGTCTTTTCTCCGAACTGTTCACCTACCCTAGCCTTCAAGGATGACCTGCGGCCAAATGAGCTCCGGAAGATGTCAGCATGTGACCCCCTCAAGCATAGCATGCAGGGGGTCAGTATGCCGCATCCAGCACACATGAACACCTGCCGTGACATTAGCATGGTTCAACCTCGTTATGACTCTCCTAGCTGTAAAAATGCAAGCTACTGGTACCCCCAGAATTCCATCACAAGAAGTCCACCATATGATGGAAAACTTGGGGCTGGTATGCTGGCGGACTTCATGGGGAGAAGTGAAGCCACCTCCTGCCTCAATCCCCTTATGGTCAGTCCCACCACCTCTAAGAGTGACAAAGAAACACTTGAAATGGAAAGGGGTCACCACCGAGGGACCTATGCTTGTCCATTGATGAATGACTTGAGTGTTTCCCCTGTGCCCAGAGACTCAATGTTCCAGTTGCAAGAGAGCTATCGGTACCCTAGCTTTCCAACCCAGGGGCACCCAGTTATGTCGGCACCAAACATGAAGAGTGGTTTTCTTGGCCCAGTGCTAGATCAACACACTGAGGACGCTTTCACCGTCACATCATTGTAG